A stretch of Coccidioides posadasii str. Silveira chromosome 2, complete sequence DNA encodes these proteins:
- a CDS encoding uncharacterized protein (BUSCO:367778at4751~EggNog:ENOG410PH1Y~COG:E~BUSCO:9710at33183), whose translation MAFWPGSAMRAARTSVVRCSYGIENSHAAPVARQLANRCQVRPSSSSTSALAYKALHRRSPLPLPVAENSPTWSAPAAVSSILYETPVPSTKPPKRHVLNCLVQNEPGVLSRISGILAARGFNIDSLVVCNTEVEDLSRMTIVLRGLDGVVEQARRQLDDLVPVWAVLDYTEAALVQRELLLAKVSILGPEFFEELLQHHREMTSTEGAMPLESESASNAEGSADKDAQRREVEKVNGNLSRAADYHPNSLAASEALRHKHEHLEAITHLTHQFGGKVLDISSNNCIVELSAKPFRIDSFLKLIAPFGILESTRTGLMALPRSPIGPTAEEMEKEAAEVVDASTLPPG comes from the exons ATGGCTTTCTGGCCAGGTTCTGCCATGAGGGCAGCCCGTACCTCCGTTGTGCGATGTTCCTACGGTATTGAAAATAGCCATGCGGCTCCTGTCGCTCGCCAGTTAGCAAATCGATGCCAGGTCCGCCCATCATCGAGCTCGACTTCAGCGCTCGCCTACAAGGCACTCCATCGTCGGTCTCCACTTCCGCTCCCGGTTGCTGAAAATTCACCAACCTGGTCTGCTCCGGCGGCCGTCTCGTCTATTCTTTATGAGACTCCCGTTCCATCCACAAAGCCCCCGAAGCGACATGTGCTCAATTGTTTGGTGCAGAACGAGCCCGGTGTGCTCTCTCGGATATCTGGCATTCTTGCCGCTCGTGGCTTCAACATTGACAGTTTGGTTGTGTGCAATACAGAGGTGGAAGATCTATCTCGCATGACTATCGTTTTGCGCGGTCTGGATGGCGTCGTCGAGCAAGCCCGGCGCCAATTAGATGATCTCGTGCCTGTCTGGGCTGTTTTGGACTATACTGAAGCCGCTTTGGTCCAACGGGAACTCCTTCTGGCCAAAGTTAGCATCTTAGGCCCCGAATTTTTCGAAGAACTCTTGCAGCACCACAGGGAAATGACATCAACCGAAGGAGCTATGCCACTAGAATCCGAGAGTGCCTCCAATGCGGAGGGCTCAGCGGATAAAGATGCTCAGAGGCGTGAAGTGGAAAAAGTTAATGGCAATCTCTCAAGGGCCGCAGACTACCACCCCAATAGCCTTGCTGCCAGTGAAGCATTGAGACACAAACACGAACATCTCGAAGCAATCACGCATTTGACTCACCAGTTTGGAGGAAAGGTCTTGGATATCAGCAGTAACAACTGCATTGTTGAACT CTCTGCAAAACCTTTCCGCATCGATTCGTTCTTGAAACTTATTGCTCCATTTGGCATCCTCGAGTCCACCCGCACAGGTCTCATGGCCCTGCCACGTTCTCCAATCGGCCCAACGGCAGAGGAGATGGAGAAGGAGGCAGCCGAGGTTGTTGACGCCAGCACTCTTCCCCCAGGCTAA
- a CDS encoding uncharacterized protein (EggNog:ENOG410PI3R~COG:L~BUSCO:4307at33183), translating into MVDQVSALEANGIPVATINSTTSHSKRKAIIADILSGHPHIRLLYVTPEYCQTEAFRKHVKQVHSQGELNRIAIDEAHCVSEWGHDFRPAYKELSWFRRELQNPTVPITALTATATRRVRTDIISLLGLDSTTLRRFGTSSARPNIHYCVRFIPEQSHTSAGPEMAQMHDLLAWLKGMHERRVARLTEQNEDSDNLPHKKQPLLPPISGIIYVPLRAISSDLAEKLSASISPKIKAVAYHAGLPASDRASIQTVWAAPFKNPSKGADPSEHPAFYIVVATNAFGMGIDNPHVRFVVHWTPPRSFEGFVQESGRAGRDGRAALSIVYYNPEARERVIERILRDCNASMLDAKMIEAGVLVMGPPNADQKRAYEALSDDMKTKFRNRHALLESFEKVIRYCEETDRCRHEIIKEFSEDLELELSERSRSEPQGDHSIDIPTNTTRPICDYACDFCKEGPKSLRKRSSIILYGLHSRQIQLGNALSMREHAYEEGIPLSWFHILLAGRFLCEGCS; encoded by the exons ATG GTTGACCAAGTCTCCGCCCTCGAAGCAAATGGGATCCCGGTCGCAACAATCAACTCAACAACCTCTCACTCTAAGCGTAAAGCTATTATCGCAGACATTCTCTCTGGCCATCCTCACATTCGCCTTCTCTACGTAACCCCGGAATACTGTCAAACGGAGGCATTTCGAAAACATGTCAAGCAGGTGCATTCCCAAGGAGAGCTGAATCGGATCGCGATCGATGAGGCACACTGCGTCAGTGAATGGGGCCATGATTTTCGCCCAGCATACAAGGAGCTTTCTTGGTTTCGACGAGAGCTACAGAATCCAACCGTTCCAATAACAGCACTCACAGCCACTGCAACGAGGCGGGTTCGCACCGATATCATTTCTTTGCTTGGGCTGGACTCGACCACCTTAAGAAGATTTGGCACCTCTTCTGCGCGTCCAAACATTCACTACTGTGTGAGATTCATCCCTGAGCAGTCGCACACGTCCGCAGGTCCTGAGATGGCTCAAATGCATGATCTTTTAGCCTGGCTTAAGGGAATGCATGAGCGTCGAGTCGCCAGACTAACCGAACAAAACGAGGATTCCGATAACCTGCCTCATAAAAAGCAACCACTTCTCCCTCCAATCTCTGGAATTATATATGTCCCTCTACGAGCTATCTCCAGTGACCTGGCTGAGAAACTCTCCGCGTCTATCAGCCCGAAAATTAAAGCAGTCGCTTATCATGCAGGCCTACCAGCTAGCGATCGCGCCAGCATACAAACTGTATGGGCAGCTCCGTTTAAAAATCCTTCAAAAGGTGCCGACCCATCTGAGCACCCAGCTTTCTACATCGTGGTTGCGACCAACGCTTTTGGGATGGGTATCGATAACCCACATGTCCGATTTGTCGTTCACTGGACCCCGCCACGTAGTTTCGAGGGATTCGTCCAAGAATCTGGCCGCGCGGGACGAGACGGTCGTGCGGCATTATCTATAGTATACTATAACCCGGAAGCACGAGAACGTGTCATCGAGCGTATCCTCCGCGATTGTAACGCCAGTATGCTCGATGCTAAAATGATCGAAGCAGGCGTGCTAGTGATGGGGCCGCCCAATGCGGATCAAAAGCGCGCGTATGAAGCGCTTAGTGACGATATGAAGACTAAATTTCGAAACCGACATGCCCTGCTCGAGAGTTTTGAAAAGGTGATACGCTACTGCGAAGAGACAGACCGCTGCAGGCACGAGATTATCAAGGAATTCTCAGAAGACCTAGAACTTGAACTCTCGGAAAGATCAAGATCTGAACCTCAAGGGGATCACTCGATAGACATCCCTACTAACACCACACGTCCTATTTGTGACTATGCTTGCGACTTCTGCAAGGAGGGCCCCAAGTCTTTGCGAAAGAGAAGTTCGATTATTCTTTACGGCCTACACAGCCGACAAATCCAATTAGGCAACGCACTCAGCATGCGAGAGCATGCATATGAGGAAGGAATCCCACTATCTTGGTTTCATATCCTTTTGGCTGGCCGTTTTTTATGTGAAGGGTGTTCGTGA
- a CDS encoding uncharacterized protein (EggNog:ENOG410PIMI~COG:A), translating to MADSERRTKRSRFDQTESEPRRSRFDRRSRSPSARQSESARERSPLSREPQSPTKDDKRKSSTPLDPAAAAAAAAAKIKAQLEARGVQQPSTPTVRATASPAVKSPSSTTQQFPNLNGEIYISDGDYIKDIEVNDLRNRYTLTKGATQRMIKEETGADVTTRGSYLPDKSMATPSNPPLYLHVTSTTKEGLEKAIEKIDELMKQELPNLVDQRRFQRRDREPVERDEFGRRKWPEERIPIGLEPLPGFNLRAQVVGQGGQYVKHIQQETGCRVQIKGRGSGFKEHGTNQESDEPMYLHVLGPDPNEVQKAKELCEDLLANVKEQYERFKEQPPPHRGYGGGYGQRDRHHYGIGYSGGYNNQGSPQTPALSPPTTSAPGTTQGPGAASSADYSAQYAQYYGGSDPYAAYGGYQNYVAYYQYYQQQAAAQQQAQSTSASPPPPPPASEAPPPPPPPSSSTPPPPPPPSSGGYNAVPPPPGL from the exons ATGGCGGATAGTGAGCGGCGCACGAAGCGATCCCGCTTTGACCAGACAGAATCCGAGCCCCGACGGTCCCGTTTTGATCGGCGCTCACGCTCTCCCTCTGCACGTCAATCTGAATCCGCGCGTGAACGAAGCCCTTTGAGTCGAGAACCCCAGAGCCCGACCAAGGATGACAAGAGGAAATCAAGCACTCCGCTTGAccctgctgctgctgcag CGGCTGCTGCGGCAAAGATCAAGGCACAGCTAGAAGCCCGAGGGGTCCAGCAACCTAGCACTCCGACCGTCCGCGCA ACTGCCAGCCCCGCCGTGAAATCGCCCTCCTCGACGACGCAGCAGTTTCCGAATCTCAATGGTGAGATTTATATCTCCGATGGAGATTACATCAAAGATATTGAAGTGAACGATCTTCGAAACCGGTATACACTGACAAAAGGCGCGACGCAGAGAATG ATCAAAGAAGAGACTGGCGCCG ATGTCACTACCAGGGGAAGCTATCTCCCGGATAAAAGCATGGCTACTCCATCG AATCCACCGCTATATTTGCATGTAACGAGCACAACGAAAGAAGGATTAGAGAAGGCCATCGAGAAGATCGACGAGCTCATGAAACAGGAGTTACCGAACCTTGTTGACCAGCGAAGGTTTCAGCGCAGGGACCGGGAACCAGTTGAACGGGATGAATTCGGTCGC CGTAAATGGCCCGAGGAACGCATACCTATTGGACTTGAGCCTCTCCCGGGGTTCAATCTTCGCGCACAAGTCGTAGGCCAGGGCGGGCAATATGTTAAGCATATCCAGCAAGAAACAGGATGCCGGGTACAAATCAAAGGGCGCGGGTCCGGATTTAAAGAGCACGGTACCAATCAGGAGAGTGATGAACCCATGTATCTTCACGTTCT AGGCCCAGATCCCAATGAGGTGCAGAAGGCAAAGGAACTTTGCGAGGACCTCCTAGCAAATGTTAAGGAGCAGTACGAACGATTTAAAGAGCAACCTCCACCACACCGAGGATACGGGGGCGGATATGGCCAACGTGACCGCCACCATTACGGAATCGGTTATAGCGGAGGCTATAATAATCAAGGTTCTCCTCAGACACCTGCCCTGAGCCCACCAACAACAAGCGCACCAGGAACAACGCAAGGTCCAGGAGCCGCAAGCTCGGCGGATTACAGCGCTCAATATGCGCAATATTACGGCGGTTCTGACCCATATGCGGCGTATGGAGGGTACCAGAATTATGTCGCCTACTATCAATATTATCAACAGCAGGCAGCCGCACAACAACAAGCCCAGAGTACTTCTGCATCCCCGCCGCCTCCTCCGCCTGCCTCTGAAGCTCCTCCGCCGCCTCCCCCGCCGTCTTCGAGCACCCCGCCCCCGCCTCCGCCCCCTTCTTCGGGCGGATACAATGCT GTTCCCCCTCCACCAGGCTTATAG